The uncultured Desulfatiglans sp. DNA window CACGGCCACCTTGCCCAGATTCTGGCATGCGGGTTAATGAACGGAATCGTCTGGGACAAGGACCGGAAGGATCCACTCCTGATCAAGGGGGTGACGAAAAAAGAGGTCAAGCATTCAGTGGAGGTCAATGGAGACATTGAGAAACATATAGAGACCGACCAGATCAGAATCATTATCCATGCATTCAACCGAAACGGTGAGATGTTTACCGTTCAATAAAATTACTAAAAGGAGGTGATGGGAATCATGAAACTGCATCCAATACATGCAATGGGAATCAGTGCCTATTGTTCCGATATGATCATAGACCCTTACGATCTCGATACCGTCTATCTCATGTCCATCTGCGGTTATCAGGCCACAGTCAAGGGCATTTTGGCCAATCTTTTGGAAGACTATGGGGTAAGCATAGATATTGGCGGCCACGAGTATTATCTCGCAAGATCGGGATTCAGCTACAAGACCCGGTTGAAGAAGCTGCCATCCGGGCTCGTTCACGCTGTGGTTTTCCCTCTAACGGCCCTGCCGGAAAAGGAGGGGGAGAAGGAGAATGATTTCTGCGTCTTTAGGGAAGGAAACGGGGATGTCCTTGGCCTGTTTTTTCGCCACCTGGATGAAAAGACCGAGATACCCCTTCATCCCTCCTGGGCGAACTGGCTCTGGGAGACGTTTATGGAACAGGAAGGATGGCTCCTTGAACTCAAAACCCTTGCGGGCACCTATTGCGGCTACTCATTTACATTTAATCCCGGCCAGCTTCACGACATCATATCAGAGGCTATCAGGAAAAAGGTGCCCGAAATCATCCAATGCATGAAATGGAGAGGAGGTGAGGAAAATGGAAAATCTGATTTCGCTCAAGGATTTCTTGAATGAATATGGCGAAAACATGGCCGAGAAGGTCACAAAGGAGCTAAGTGTTATCCATGATCCCACAACAGAAAAGGAGATAGAAATATCATCACTTCTCAATGGCATGAAAAAGAGACCTTTCCCCTCGCAAGGAGAGATCATCAAGGCATGCTACAAGTCCCTGATTTCGGGCAACAGGGCGGCTTATATGGTGGCGGAATGCGGCACTGGGAAAACCCTCATGGCCATCGCGACCGCCTACACCCTGCATGTTTATAAAGGCATCCATCGGGTGCTGGTCATCTGCCCGCCACATCTCGTTCCCAAATGGATTCACGAGATAAAGGACAGCCTCTCAAACGTAAAGGCCTATAACTTCAATGGCAAGGACATCATAAAACGGCTTGAGCTGCTGCGGAAACAGCCGGTTCCCTATGGACTTGAGTTCTATGTCATCGGTAGAGAAAGGGCGAAGACAGGGTTCCTTTGGAGGCCTGCGGTCGTGACCTGGCAGAGGAAATATTTCTGCCCGAAGTGTGGAAAGGAGTTGCTGGACAAGGACGGATACCCCTTGCCTGTCTTTGAAAGGAACACCCAGGAGCGGTTCAAAAAAAGGCATTCGTGTAAAAACAGGGTCTGGAAATGGACCCACGATCCTGATACCGGGGAACCTCAACGAATCGAGGTGATCTGCGGAGAACAGCTCTGGCAACCTGATAACACCAGAAAAACCTATCGCAAGGTAATCCCCGCCAAGTTTATCAAGAAAAAAATGAAGGGGTGCTACGACCTGCTGATCTGTGATGAGGTCCATCAGTTCAAGAACGAATCAGGCCAGGGTTATGCATTCGGGGCCCTTGCATCCGCGTGTCAGTGCACGTTGTGCCTTACCGGAACCCTTGCAGGAGGGTACTCCTCGGATGTCTATCATCTCCTGTTCCGTACCCATTCCAAGCTCATGCTGGAGGATAACAACAAGTGGGGGAATCCAAAGGGGTTCATAGAGAGGTACGGCGTGCTGGAGCGGATCACCACCATCAAGGAGGAGGACGGCCTGACAACCAAAGCAAAGAGGCGAACGGTCGTGAAGGAAAAGCCGGGGATCAGTCCATTGTTGCTGGGAAAGATGCTGTTATCGAATTCGGTCTTCCTGAGGCTTTCAGATGTGATGGACGCTCTTCAGCCTTATGAAGAGGATGTGATCGAGCTTGGTATGGATCCCCAGATGGCGCAGTTCTACGCGGAATTTGAAGACACCTTGAAAGAGGCCCTAAGAGAGGCCCTGGCGAGGGGTGACAATTCGTTACTGGGCGGCTACCTGCATGCCCTGCTCTCCTATCCGGAAAGAATATATAAGGGAGTGCGGGTCATCCATCCCCATACGAAGGAGACGGTTGCCTATGGTCCTCCCCTTCAGGGTGTCATGCCCAAGGAGCATGAGCTCATAGGCATCATAAAAGGCGAGTTGGAAAACAGGCGCAAGGTTCTGGTCTACATTCAGAATTCCGATACCACGGATATCAGCCCAAGGCTCGTCCATATGATGAAAGAGGACAACATCAAAGTGAAGGTTCTCAGAAGCGGGGATACCGAGGGAAGGGCCAAGATCATTCAAGGGTGGCTCGACAAAGGTATGGAAGTGCTCATTACGAACCCCAGAAAGGTCGAAGTGGGAATGGACTTGCTGGATTTCCCATCTATCATTTTTTACCAGGTCCCCATGAGCACCTATACGCTCAGGCAGGCTTCAAGGAGATCCTGGCGGATTCCCCAGAGAAGACCCGTAAAGGTATTCTTCCTGACCTACTCCGGCACGATGCAGACCCGGCTCATGCAGCTGATGGCGGAGAAGCTGATGACCAGCCTTGCCATCGAGGGTGAACTTACCGATAAGGGACTGGCTGCTTTATCGGAAACATCCGATTCCATGACAAGAGAGCTGGCAAAGATGCTCGTAGAGAAGTCTGACTCTGGGAAAAACCGATCATTGAAGGATATCTGGGCGGATTACCGGAAAAAGGAGGTGCAGGTCGAAGTGAGGATGGCCAAGAACTTTGCAGGGCCAGAGCCTGTTCCCGAAACGATCTCAAAGGAAGAGAAAGACGATCCTACATCCGAGATCAAAAGGGCCAGTTCGGAAGTGGAGAAGATCGGAGACAGGATTGTAAAAGTCCAATTCATCGAATACACAGGGAAGCGGAAAAAGAAGGTGACCCATATTGAGGTCAAAGAGAATGAGCTTGAAGAAATGATCGGAAAAAGCGACAAGCCTGTCCATGCACAGTTCACACTTTTTTAAAGAGATGCCATATCAGGATGCGTGTGGAGGGGCTCTTCAGAGCCCCTCTCGCCATGGTTTCAGGGGACGCCTGATAAAAGGGTAAATAATCGAAAGCTTTTTAAAGTTCCCGGCAATAACTTATTGTCATGGATAATAAAAACACCCTGAAGGATCAGACTTTCGGTTTTTTCGAAACCGATGGCCTCCACCGGCGACGAAAACTCTCCTGGACGGATATCTGGCGAAGCAAGGCTGAGGGAAAGAATTCTATCGACGACTTTTCTTTTCCTTTTTGAGATCGGCAATAGTCTTCTTATTGAGGCGCAGAAGGTATTTCTCAATGGACTTTTGGGTCTCATAAACATACTTCATCTCTTTTAAGCCTTCCCTGGCTTTCTCAAGGTATGCCAGACAATCTTCATGGTATTTCTCTTTGAGCTTTTGCATAGCCAGGGAGAGGGCTTTGATGAAAGATTTGTAGAAATCAGTGATCTTGGATTCGTAGTTTTCCAGAAAGGCCAAGGCCTGGATCATCTGCTTTTGATAGGCCAATTCCTCATGGAGTATTTTATATTGTTTCCTGTCTTTTGTCTCACTGAGCCGTTTGCTCAATTCAGAGATATCCTTTTGATGAAGCGCCTGGTATGCCTCGACATGCGTCTTTATAATCTTGAGGCCCTTTTTCAAGATGTCCTCCTTCTGAACGATCTGTCTTAGGATGTGGATCAGTTCTGAGATCTCTTCCTGGTCTATATTGTTCCCTTTTTCCTTGATTAATTGAATCATTCTCTCAATATAAGTCTCGATATCTTCAAGTGTCCTGATTTCTGCCTTGGTTATTTTCATTGTCCTTTTCTTAAGTGATTTGGCCTCTTTCTCTTCATCCTTTTCCTCCCTCTCTACCTCTACGTTTTCTACCGCCCCTGTATTTCCAGACGTCACGCTGTCGAAGCCCGTTGTCCGAAGCCTTCTTGCGGTCTCAAGCGGGGACTTTCGTGAATATCTGAAAAAGGCCGCAATGATCTTGATGATGGAAACGATAAAGAACAACAAAAGGATTCCGTTGACCGGAGGAAAGTTCTCCTGGATGTCGTGCAAAATATTTGGGATGACAGCCCAGAGAGAGATATAAAAGAGGGCAAAGCCAAGCGACAAGGCATTAGCGAGACTCATGCCGTAGCCCCTCATAGAACCTATAATAATGAAGAATATGACAATGAAAATAAGGACCGCGCCGAACAACCCGAAAGCGCCAAAGCTCAGGTGAAGCCACCCGCGATAGACAGAGAAATAGGTTGAAACTGCAAGCACCAGAGCAACGGCTGTAATCAGTGCCCGCGTATATCGGTTTTCCTCAAATCTCTTTCTCAGGGCGATACCGGCAATAGCCCAAAAAAGGAATAAAAAAAGCGTAAAGATGATCCAATCTGAATACTGGGAAATAAAAGGCCCCAGCTGGATGCGGTCAAAAGGGTCGAGGAGATCAATCGTTGGTGCCATTCGGGCATTTCGTGGGACTTGGCATTTAAATACTTTTCTATGAACTGGGCATATCGCTTCAAAATAGGAGATAAGGAGGCATCACCTGGAAAAGAGAGGACCAAGGGGGGATGTGGCCCCGAATGTTCCCAGATGCTTAGGAATTCTTATTAAAGATCAAAACGAAACTCTTGCGAGCACCGGTCTCCCAAGCTCATCATGACCTTTAAGCGTGGCAAGACGTTCAAGTTTTGCGCCAAGAAGATAGTCCTCAAGATTCTTGTCACACTCGGAAAGAGATAAGGTAACCTCACGCGAATCCCCACAAACCCTTATAGGCCCCAAGGCCATTGATATGTCATGTTCTGATCCGGAGGGCACATGCCAGACAAAAAACGAGATTGCTTTGGCAAACCTGTTTTTCTTGCGAACGATAATTCTCGCTGATGTGAGCACAACAGATACACCGTTGACCTCCCATACCTTCAATCGGACATCTCCCTTATGTTTAGTAACCACTGAAGCAAAAACCTTGGCACCCTTCGAAAGCCTCCGCATTTCTCGAATCTTCTCTCCGGGGTAGTACACAAGAACGAAATAGACGTACCTTCCGGAATCATCACGGAACCATGAGCTTTTCACAATATTTCGCTCGATGCCCAGCACCACACCGTGGGAAAACCCGGACAGCCGATCTTCAATATTCCTTTTAGGATCCCGAACACTCCCGGAGATACGATCGACATATTGATGATTGTACTCGATACCGATGGCACCAAGAACCTGCCTGACCACATCATCCACAGCCGACTTTCTAGCGTGGCCCAACGAAGGCATTGGGGCAGACACACCGGCAAAGTGATCATCAGGGACAGAGGTTACAAAGGGGGGAACACTCAATTCATCACGATTCATGTGATGGGCCATAACGACAGGAGATTTGAGGTGTTGATCAATTTCTTTGTCGGGAGCTTGGTCAGGGCTTCCTGAACCGAAAAGCATATTGCTGATCAAGGTTCCAAATATGCCGCACACAATCTTTAAGAGAAAATCAAGCTCCACGACGTGCCTCGTTATGAACTCCCCTTTTTAGCTCTTCAAGAAGCCTTTCAGCCTTCTCCTTCGCTTCAAGCTCTCCGGTTCTTGAAAATCTATCCCGCAGTTTCCTGATGGCGTCGGCCTTGGCCTTCAGGAAATCGGCTTTCCCGATCTCAAGCCTCACCCAGACATTGAAGGTCGGCTTCGCGATCGAGGCTGAAAACAATTCTTCATAAAAAATTTCAGTTTGCCGAATTCCTTGCAGATGCAGGCTCTCAACAAAGGTGGCGATTCCATCCTCAACATACCTATCGACTCCGCTGGCACCGGTATTCGGGCCATGCACATACTCCGAAAACTCCACCCGGATAAACTGGGAAACAGCCTGAACAGCCGCTTTTAGAGCCTCAGCATTGGCACATCGGACAGTCACAGAATAATCAGACCCATTCATAAACCCCCCTGAAAAACAAACATGACCTTCTTCCTCATAGGAGGTTTTCTTTGTCCATTCAGGACGACCGTCCTTCTTGGAGTTGTTCACCACAATAGGTTTTTGCAGCTCATAGGCTTCCTCGACCGAATCCCGTGCCACCTTAATCCTCTTTGGAGCAGAAGAGCACCCAATCATAAAAGCAGTTGAAATCACAAGGAAACATAGAACCAACAATGCCGAAGTTAAGTTTAAACCTAAGATAACCCTTTGATTTTCCATACAAAACACCTCCTTTCCGAATCCAAGTTAAGAAAGGATGTGTCCAATGTCAAGAAAATAATAGGATAAATATGTAATTATTTCAATATGTTGAGTTTAAACTTAACCAGTCTATCCTTTGAACTGCTTTTTCCAGGACAATGAAGACGTAAGAGCCCACCCTCGCAACCTTCTTGATGCGGAAATTCTCATAAGATTAGCTTATCGTAATCATTTCTTTTGAATTGGCTGCTTTTCGCAACAAAGCGAATTCCACTCAAAGGACATGAGATGTTATCTATTGAAAAAAACCGACAAGCTATCCCTGGGGTACAATAAGTACCATAAGGGACACTGGTGCAAATTCCTCGAGATTTGTTGTTCCGAAGAATATAAATCAGCCATCCAGCCTAAACACCCAGACGACAAAATCCATAACCACTTATGAGGGGAAACGCTTCTGAGAAGAGATACGCCCCCCATTCCACCCGACCATATCTTGAGTTTAAACTTGACTAACATATTGCAATAACTACGAAAAAACGCTTAACAACGGACTCGGGAATAAATAAATTCTAACTTGAGGAAAAGGAGGAAACAGGTATGTCCGGAGACAGCAAAGAGAAAAAGGCCTCAAAGAAAGAGATCAAAGGCAAGATTGAAGAGCTCCTAGAGGCCTACACGCAGCTCAGAAACCTCAACGCAGACCAAACCAAAAACAAAAACACGGAACTCTCAGAGATACTATCAATCCAACTCCTGAAACTAAGCCATAGAATCGTTGAAGAAACCCGAAAATACCTTGGGATAATGAACAGAAAGGATACCGGCAATGGTTGATCTGCCAGGAATACCTTGGATAGCGGCTGCGGTCGTGCTGTGGTTCTTCTTAACCCTCCTGTTCAGGCATCCTGGAGCGGCGGGAATAGCAACAGCCTTCATAATGGCCGCAATCACCGAACTGATAAGGGGGTGGTGAAGTGTTTGATCCGGCGACAGCGCTGTTCATAGGCATACCCTATGCCATATACAAGCTGCATAAGCACAGGAACAAAAAAGTGGCCATGTACGAAAGAGGGGCGAGGCCGGACAAGGTAACGGGAGTCCGGGGACAGCTAATACCAGAATTTCCCAAACAACCAGCTCCTCAAAGAGCTCGGCAGAAACCCAGTAGGCCTGCAAACCAAAAGCCCAAACCCAAATTTAATCCTGTGGCGAGGTCGGTCCATGATTTCCAGAACTTAATAGACCAACAAATCCCCCATTTAGATACTATTGCACTAATTACTGAAATAAACAAACTTGCTGAAAGACTCAAACGAGACACCTTACTCAAACAGGAAATAGAACAGGCTCTCACCCGGAACCAGAATCAGCAAAAAAACAGCACCAACCAAAAAGCAGGCCTTTTCTATCAAAACGCAGATGTTCAACCAAGAATATTGAAGGACGGAACCGTCCAGCCCATGGATATGTGGCATGGGACCAGCAGAAAGGCGGCTCAAAGCATCTTTCACGAGCGCATCTTCAAAAAAGGGCCGTCAGACGCTTTCTACATGACCCCAAATTTTGAGGAAGCCAAAGGGTTCGCGAAAGACAGAGACCCTAACAAGAACGGCATAATCATCCGGCTTTACGTCGATCCGTCGGTAAAGTTGGAAAGGAGTTTTGGCTATTGGAAAAATGAGCCGAAAGGAGTCAAGTTCGGACAGTTCTTTAGTGAGCCAGGGATAGTCCCGGTAGAGATGTATGACATGAACAAAAAAAGAATCGTTTAGGACAAGAAGGAAAGGAGGAATGATATGTGTGACCCAAGAAAGATAGTGAAATGGATAGTAAAGAATTACAGGAAAATCAAGAAATTGGATAAAATGTTCCCTGCGCAATTCATGGAACACATCCCATACGGCACCGCACAGCCGGGGCGTTGCCTGATCTGCGGTAAACAGATGAGCCACTCAGAGATGCACCCCTCAGGCAGAGCCACTCCACGGGCCACATGCGAATCTTGCTACGCCCAATGGGCAGCCGACCTCTCCGTAACGGAAACATGCAGGGTTTGCGGAGAATACCTCGAAGATTCGCGGATGAACCAGTTCAGAAGGAATCCGAGGGAGATCTCGAACCGGCTTCACGACGGCAGATGCATGGACTATTTTGCCATACTGAGCTGCAAGGTCCTCGACGAAGATATGAGTTGGCTGGTCGACGACCACATTGAGCCCTTATTTGGTTGCATAGACGCAGAATTCGAGGAATACCGAGTTCCCGAACTTCCGGCGCCCAGGCCTCAGCTGACGGTTGACAGGTATCTCGGCATGGGGATGAGGGGTGATCGCCTGGCGATTCCGGTCGATACAAAAACAATCCACTAAGAAAAAGGGGAAACTGTGGGGGGCTTGAGGATTCTTTCTCGGCCCCCCAAGAATAATCCTGGATTGAGGGTTCCATGGTAAGAATCAAGATATCAGAATCACTGAATTATCCCAACGAGGAAGATAAGGCAGGCCTGAAACGATTCCTTGACCAGTTCGAACTATCAAACTTTGACTCGGTGGCAGCCATCTTCGTCGAGCCCATAACCCAAGAGGAAGCCGTCGAAGGCCTTCTGCTCAGAATCAAAGCGTTCCTCCGAAAGAAAAGAAAATGCTTCCGTGCCGATATAATCGGTGACTCCGTAATGATCCACGGAGACGACGCCTTCGAAGCCATAATTTTCGGCTCATTCCTCGACGAACTCAGCCAAAACAGCAAAATCACAAAAATCATCATCCAAACAGAATTCGAGCCGGCAGAATCAAGGGAGGTACCATAGCCATGAATCGATGGATATCGCAAGAAACCTTTCGCTTAATAACCCTTTTGGCAATAATTAAC harbors:
- a CDS encoding conserved hypothetical protein (Evidence 4 : Unknown function but conserved in other organisms), translated to MKLHPIHAMGISAYCSDMIIDPYDLDTVYLMSICGYQATVKGILANLLEDYGVSIDIGGHEYYLARSGFSYKTRLKKLPSGLVHAVVFPLTALPEKEGEKENDFCVFREGNGDVLGLFFRHLDEKTEIPLHPSWANWLWETFMEQEGWLLELKTLAGTYCGYSFTFNPGQLHDIISEAIRKKVPEIIQCMKWRGGEENGKSDFAQGFLE
- a CDS encoding conserved hypothetical protein (Evidence 4 : Unknown function but conserved in other organisms), coding for MENLISLKDFLNEYGENMAEKVTKELSVIHDPTTEKEIEISSLLNGMKKRPFPSQGEIIKACYKSLISGNRAAYMVAECGTGKTLMAIATAYTLHVYKGIHRVLVICPPHLVPKWIHEIKDSLSNVKAYNFNGKDIIKRLELLRKQPVPYGLEFYVIGRERAKTGFLWRPAVVTWQRKYFCPKCGKELLDKDGYPLPVFERNTQERFKKRHSCKNRVWKWTHDPDTGEPQRIEVICGEQLWQPDNTRKTYRKVIPAKFIKKKMKGCYDLLICDEVHQFKNESGQGYAFGALASACQCTLCLTGTLAGGYSSDVYHLLFRTHSKLMLEDNNKWGNPKGFIERYGVLERITTIKEEDGLTTKAKRRTVVKEKPGISPLLLGKMLLSNSVFLRLSDVMDALQPYEEDVIELGMDPQMAQFYAEFEDTLKEALREALARGDNSLLGGYLHALLSYPERIYKGVRVIHPHTKETVAYGPPLQGVMPKEHELIGIIKGELENRRKVLVYIQNSDTTDISPRLVHMMKEDNIKVKVLRSGDTEGRAKIIQGWLDKGMEVLITNPRKVEVGMDLLDFPSIIFYQVPMSTYTLRQASRRSWRIPQRRPVKVFFLTYSGTMQTRLMQLMAEKLMTSLAIEGELTDKGLAALSETSDSMTRELAKMLVEKSDSGKNRSLKDIWADYRKKEVQVEVRMAKNFAGPEPVPETISKEEKDDPTSEIKRASSEVEKIGDRIVKVQFIEYTGKRKKKVTHIEVKENELEEMIGKSDKPVHAQFTLF
- a CDS encoding hypothetical protein (Evidence 5 : Unknown function); the encoded protein is MEAIGFEKTESLILQGVFIIHDNKLLPGTLKSFRLFTLLSGVP
- a CDS encoding membrane hypothetical protein (Evidence 5 : Unknown function) — translated: MAPTIDLLDPFDRIQLGPFISQYSDWIIFTLFLFLFWAIAGIALRKRFEENRYTRALITAVALVLAVSTYFSVYRGWLHLSFGAFGLFGAVLIFIVIFFIIIGSMRGYGMSLANALSLGFALFYISLWAVIPNILHDIQENFPPVNGILLLFFIVSIIKIIAAFFRYSRKSPLETARRLRTTGFDSVTSGNTGAVENVEVEREEKDEEKEAKSLKKRTMKITKAEIRTLEDIETYIERMIQLIKEKGNNIDQEEISELIHILRQIVQKEDILKKGLKIIKTHVEAYQALHQKDISELSKRLSETKDRKQYKILHEELAYQKQMIQALAFLENYESKITDFYKSFIKALSLAMQKLKEKYHEDCLAYLEKAREGLKEMKYVYETQKSIEKYLLRLNKKTIADLKKEKKSRR
- a CDS encoding hypothetical protein (Evidence 5 : Unknown function) encodes the protein MELDFLLKIVCGIFGTLISNMLFGSGSPDQAPDKEIDQHLKSPVVMAHHMNRDELSVPPFVTSVPDDHFAGVSAPMPSLGHARKSAVDDVVRQVLGAIGIEYNHQYVDRISGSVRDPKRNIEDRLSGFSHGVVLGIERNIVKSSWFRDDSGRYVYFVLVYYPGEKIREMRRLSKGAKVFASVVTKHKGDVRLKVWEVNGVSVVLTSARIIVRKKNRFAKAISFFVWHVPSGSEHDISMALGPIRVCGDSREVTLSLSECDKNLEDYLLGAKLERLATLKGHDELGRPVLARVSF
- a CDS encoding conserved hypothetical protein (Evidence 4 : Unknown function but conserved in other organisms), which translates into the protein MENQRVILGLNLTSALLVLCFLVISTAFMIGCSSAPKRIKVARDSVEEAYELQKPIVVNNSKKDGRPEWTKKTSYEEEGHVCFSGGFMNGSDYSVTVRCANAEALKAAVQAVSQFIRVEFSEYVHGPNTGASGVDRYVEDGIATFVESLHLQGIRQTEIFYEELFSASIAKPTFNVWVRLEIGKADFLKAKADAIRKLRDRFSRTGELEAKEKAERLLEELKRGVHNEARRGA
- a CDS encoding hypothetical protein (Evidence 5 : Unknown function), with the translated sequence MRCYLLKKTDKLSLGYNKYHKGHWCKFLEICCSEEYKSAIQPKHPDDKIHNHL
- a CDS encoding hypothetical protein (Evidence 5 : Unknown function); this encodes MSGDSKEKKASKKEIKGKIEELLEAYTQLRNLNADQTKNKNTELSEILSIQLLKLSHRIVEETRKYLGIMNRKDTGNG
- a CDS encoding hypothetical protein (Evidence 5 : Unknown function); this translates as MFDPATALFIGIPYAIYKLHKHRNKKVAMYERGARPDKVTGVRGQLIPEFPKQPAPQRARQKPSRPANQKPKPKFNPVARSVHDFQNLIDQQIPHLDTIALITEINKLAERLKRDTLLKQEIEQALTRNQNQQKNSTNQKAGLFYQNADVQPRILKDGTVQPMDMWHGTSRKAAQSIFHERIFKKGPSDAFYMTPNFEEAKGFAKDRDPNKNGIIIRLYVDPSVKLERSFGYWKNEPKGVKFGQFFSEPGIVPVEMYDMNKKRIV
- a CDS encoding hypothetical protein (Evidence 5 : Unknown function), with the translated sequence MCDPRKIVKWIVKNYRKIKKLDKMFPAQFMEHIPYGTAQPGRCLICGKQMSHSEMHPSGRATPRATCESCYAQWAADLSVTETCRVCGEYLEDSRMNQFRRNPREISNRLHDGRCMDYFAILSCKVLDEDMSWLVDDHIEPLFGCIDAEFEEYRVPELPAPRPQLTVDRYLGMGMRGDRLAIPVDTKTIH
- a CDS encoding hypothetical protein (Evidence 5 : Unknown function); the encoded protein is MVRIKISESLNYPNEEDKAGLKRFLDQFELSNFDSVAAIFVEPITQEEAVEGLLLRIKAFLRKKRKCFRADIIGDSVMIHGDDAFEAIIFGSFLDELSQNSKITKIIIQTEFEPAESREVP